From one Suicoccus acidiformans genomic stretch:
- a CDS encoding helix-turn-helix transcriptional regulator — protein MRKKEDKYDFRAFGLAIKEARLKRGLTREQVGALIEIDPRYLTNIENKGQHPSIQVLYDLVSLLHVSVDEFFLPANNLVKSTRRLQIEKYMDSFTDKELSLMESLASGINEARNIED, from the coding sequence ATGCGTAAAAAAGAAGATAAATATGATTTTAGAGCCTTTGGTTTAGCCATTAAAGAAGCTCGATTGAAACGAGGTTTAACTCGTGAACAAGTGGGAGCATTGATTGAAATTGACCCACGGTACTTAACTAATATTGAAAATAAAGGGCAACACCCCAGCATACAAGTTCTTTATGACCTTGTATCGTTACTTCATGTTTCCGTTGATGAATTTTTCTTACCTGCTAATAACTTGGTAAAAAGCACCCGACGATTACAGATAGAGAAATACATGGATAGCTTTACAGACAAAGAACTATCCTTAATGGAATCTTTAGCCAGCGGTATCAACGAAGCAAGAAACATCGAAGACTAA
- a CDS encoding cysteine-rich KTR domain-containing protein gives MCPVCGNKTRLKIREDTELKKFPLYCPKCRQENLIEIKQFKVTVITEPDAKTQSR, from the coding sequence TTGTGTCCTGTATGTGGAAATAAAACACGATTAAAGATAAGGGAAGATACTGAATTAAAAAAATTCCCCCTCTATTGTCCGAAATGCAGACAAGAAAATTTAATTGAAATAAAGCAGTTCAAAGTAACTGTGATTACAGAGCCAGACGCAAAGACGCAGAGCCGATAA
- the tet(M) gene encoding tetracycline resistance ribosomal protection protein Tet(M) yields the protein MKIINIGVLAHVDAGKTTLTESLLYNSGAITELGSVDKGTTRTDNTLLERQRGITIQTGITSFQWENTKVNIIDTPGHMDFLAEVYRSLSVLDGAILLISAKDGVQAQTRILFHALRKMGIPTIFFINKIDQNGIDLSTVYQDIKEKLSAEIVIKQKVELYPNVCVTNFTESEQWDTVIEGNDDLLEKYMSGKSLEALELEQEESIRFQNCSLFPLYHGSAKSNIGIDNLIEVITNKFYSSTHRGPSELCGIVFKIEYTKKRQRLAYIRLYSGVLHLRDSVRVSEKEKIKVTEMYTSINGELCKIDRAYSGEIVILQNEFLKLNSVLGDTKLLPQRKKIENPHPLLQTTVEPSKPEQREMLLDALLEISDSDPLLRYYVDSTTHEIILSFLGKVQMEVISALLQEKYHVEIELKEPAVIYMERPLKNAEYTIHIEVPPNPFWASIGLSVSPLPLGSGMQYESSVSLGYLNQSFQNAVMEGIRYGCEQGLYGWNVTDCKICFKYGLYYSPVSTPADFRMLAPIVLEQVLKKAGTELLEPYLSFKIYAPQEYLSRAYNDAPKYCANIVDTQLKNNEVILSGEIPARCIQEYRSDLTFFTNGRSVCLTELKGYHVTTGEPVCQPRRPNSRIDKVRYMFNKIT from the coding sequence ATGAAAATTATTAATATTGGAGTTTTAGCTCATGTTGATGCAGGAAAAACTACCTTAACAGAAAGCTTATTATATAACAGTGGAGCGATTACAGAATTAGGAAGCGTGGACAAAGGTACAACGAGGACGGATAATACGCTTTTAGAACGTCAGAGAGGAATTACAATTCAGACAGGAATAACCTCTTTTCAGTGGGAAAATACGAAGGTGAACATCATAGACACGCCAGGACATATGGATTTCTTAGCAGAAGTATATCGTTCATTATCAGTTTTAGATGGGGCAATTCTACTGATTTCTGCAAAAGATGGCGTACAAGCACAAACTCGTATATTATTTCATGCACTTAGGAAAATGGGGATTCCCACAATCTTTTTTATCAATAAGATTGACCAAAATGGAATTGATTTATCAACGGTTTATCAGGATATTAAAGAGAAACTTTCTGCCGAAATTGTAATCAAACAGAAGGTAGAACTGTATCCTAATGTGTGTGTGACGAACTTTACCGAATCTGAACAATGGGATACGGTAATAGAGGGAAACGATGACCTTTTAGAGAAATATATGTCCGGTAAATCATTAGAAGCATTGGAACTCGAACAAGAGGAAAGCATAAGATTTCAGAATTGTTCTCTGTTCCCTCTTTATCATGGAAGTGCAAAAAGTAATATAGGGATTGATAACCTTATAGAAGTTATTACTAATAAATTTTATTCATCAACACATCGAGGTCCGTCTGAACTTTGCGGAATTGTTTTCAAAATTGAATATACAAAAAAAAGACAACGTCTTGCATATATACGCCTTTATAGTGGAGTACTACATTTACGAGATTCGGTTAGAGTATCAGAAAAAGAAAAAATAAAAGTTACAGAAATGTATACTTCAATAAATGGTGAATTATGTAAGATTGATAGAGCTTATTCTGGAGAAATTGTTATTTTGCAAAATGAGTTTTTGAAGTTAAATAGTGTTCTTGGAGATACAAAACTATTGCCACAGAGAAAAAAGATTGAAAATCCGCACCCTCTACTACAAACAACTGTTGAACCGAGTAAACCTGAACAGAGAGAAATGTTGCTTGATGCCCTTTTGGAAATCTCAGATAGTGATCCGCTTCTACGATATTACGTGGATTCTACGACACATGAAATTATACTTTCTTTCTTAGGGAAAGTACAAATGGAAGTGATTAGTGCACTGTTGCAAGAAAAGTATCATGTGGAGATAGAACTAAAAGAGCCTGCAGTCATTTATATGGAGAGACCGTTAAAAAATGCAGAATATACCATTCACATCGAAGTGCCGCCAAATCCTTTCTGGGCTTCCATTGGTTTATCTGTATCACCGCTTCCGTTGGGAAGTGGAATGCAGTATGAGAGCTCGGTTTCTCTTGGATACTTAAATCAATCATTTCAAAATGCAGTTATGGAAGGGATACGCTATGGTTGTGAACAAGGATTGTATGGTTGGAATGTGACGGACTGTAAAATCTGTTTTAAGTATGGCTTATACTATAGCCCTGTTAGTACCCCAGCAGATTTTCGGATGCTTGCTCCTATTGTATTGGAACAAGTCTTAAAAAAAGCTGGAACAGAATTGTTAGAGCCATATCTTAGTTTTAAAATTTATGCGCCACAGGAATATCTTTCACGAGCATACAACGATGCTCCTAAATATTGTGCGAACATCGTAGACACTCAATTGAAAAATAATGAGGTCATTCTTAGTGGAGAAATCCCTGCTCGGTGTATTCAAGAATATCGTAGTGATTTAACTTTCTTTACAAATGGACGTAGTGTTTGTTTAACAGAGTTAAAAGGGTACCATGTTACTACCGGTGAACCTGTTTGCCAGCCCCGTCGTCCAAATAGTCGGATAGATAAAGTACGATATATGTTCAATAAAATAACTTAG
- a CDS encoding conjugal transfer protein, which produces MRKEDLMMKFRKNQNKEKQIPKEKKPRVYKVNPHKKVVIALWVLLGLSFSFAIFKHFTAIDTHTIHETTIIEKEYVDTHHVENFVENFAKVYYSWEQSDKSIDNRMESLKGYLTDELQALNVDTVRKDIPVSSSVRGFQIWTVEPTGDNEFNVTYSVDQLITEGENTKTVHSAYIVSVYVDGSGNMVLVKNPTITNIPKKSSYKPKAIESEGTVDSITTNEINEFLTTFFKLYPTATASELSYYVNDGILKPIGKEYIFQELVNPIHNRKDNQVTVSLTVEYIDQQTKATQVSQFDLVLEKNGSNWKIIE; this is translated from the coding sequence ATGAGAAAGGAAGATTTAATGATGAAATTTAGAAAAAATCAGAATAAAGAAAAACAGATACCAAAGGAAAAGAAACCTCGTGTCTATAAGGTCAATCCTCATAAAAAGGTTGTGATTGCCTTGTGGGTACTTTTAGGGCTTAGTTTCAGCTTTGCGATATTCAAGCACTTTACAGCTATAGATACTCATACTATTCACGAAACAACTATCATAGAAAAGGAATACGTTGATACTCATCATGTAGAAAATTTTGTAGAGAACTTTGCGAAAGTCTACTATTCATGGGAGCAATCCGATAAGTCCATTGATAATCGAATGGAAAGTCTAAAAGGCTATCTGACAGATGAACTTCAAGCTCTCAATGTTGATACAGTACGCAAAGATATTCCTGTATCGTCTTCTGTAAGAGGATTTCAGATATGGACGGTAGAGCCAACTGGCGACAATGAGTTTAATGTAACCTACAGTGTAGACCAGCTCATTACAGAGGGAGAAAATACAAAGACCGTCCACTCTGCTTATATAGTGAGTGTCTATGTAGATGGTTCTGGAAATATGGTACTGGTTAAGAATCCGACCATTACCAACATACCTAAGAAATCAAGTTATAAACCAAAAGCCATTGAAAGTGAGGGGACGGTTGATTCCATTACAACCAATGAAATCAATGAGTTTTTAACGACGTTCTTCAAGCTCTATCCTACAGCGACAGCCAGTGAACTTTCCTACTATGTGAATGACGGGATATTAAAACCAATCGGAAAAGAGTACATCTTTCAAGAACTGGTAAATCCTATTCACAATCGTAAGGATAATCAAGTCACGGTATCGCTGACAGTGGAGTATATCGACCAGCAGACCAAAGCAACGCAGGTATCTCAATTTGATTTGGTACTTGAAAAGAACGGGAGTAATTGGAAGATTATAGAATAA
- a CDS encoding lysozyme family protein codes for MKLKTLVIGGSGLFLMVFSLLLFVAILFSDEQDSGISNIHYGGVNVSAEVLAHKPMVEKYAKEYGVEEYVNILLAIIQVESGGTAEDVMQSSESLGLPPNSLSTEESIKQGVKYFSELLASSERLSVDLESVIQSYNYGGGFLGYVANRGNKYTFELAQSFSKEYSGGEKVSYPNPIAIPINGGWRYNYGNMFYVQLVTQYLVTTEFDDDTVQAIMDEALKYEGWRYVYGGASPTTSFDCSGLTQWTYGKAGINLPRTAQQQYDVTQHIPLSEAQAGDLVFFHSTYNAGSYITHVGIYLGNNRMFHAGDPIGYADLTSPYWQQHLVGAGRIKQ; via the coding sequence ATGAAGTTGAAAACTTTAGTGATTGGTGGTTCTGGATTATTCTTGATGGTCTTCTCACTGCTTCTGTTTGTTGCCATTTTATTTTCAGATGAACAGGACAGCGGAATTTCCAATATTCATTATGGAGGTGTGAATGTTTCCGCAGAAGTGCTGGCTCATAAGCCTATGGTAGAAAAATATGCCAAAGAATATGGCGTTGAAGAATATGTCAACATACTTCTTGCGATTATACAGGTGGAATCGGGCGGTACTGCGGAAGATGTTATGCAGTCCTCGGAATCCCTCGGTCTTCCACCTAATTCATTGAGTACAGAAGAATCCATTAAGCAAGGTGTGAAGTATTTCAGTGAATTATTAGCCAGTAGCGAAAGGCTCAGTGTAGATTTAGAATCGGTTATCCAGTCCTACAATTATGGTGGTGGTTTCTTAGGGTATGTGGCTAATCGTGGAAATAAATATACCTTTGAACTGGCTCAAAGTTTCTCAAAAGAGTATTCAGGTGGCGAAAAAGTGTCTTACCCCAATCCCATAGCCATACCTATCAATGGGGGCTGGCGATACAACTATGGCAATATGTTTTATGTGCAACTGGTAACGCAGTATCTTGTCACAACAGAGTTTGATGATGATACGGTACAAGCCATCATGGACGAAGCACTGAAATATGAGGGCTGGCGATACGTTTACGGTGGAGCTTCCCCGACTACTTCTTTTGATTGTAGCGGACTGACACAATGGACGTATGGAAAAGCTGGAATTAACTTACCACGAACCGCACAACAGCAATATGATGTGACCCAGCATATCCCACTATCGGAAGCACAAGCTGGCGATTTGGTTTTCTTTCATTCTACCTATAACGCTGGCTCTTATATTACTCATGTTGGGATATACCTTGGCAATAACCGTATGTTTCATGCAGGCGACCCAATCGGTTATGCCGACTTAACAAGCCCCTACTGGCAACAGCATTTAGTGGGAGCAGGACGAATCAAACAATGA
- a CDS encoding CD3337/EF1877 family mobilome membrane protein, with protein sequence MKPSIVNRIKSNWTLKRLGKVAMTVAFTLVIAIFLLAMLGTVVQAAGLVDDTVNVANEYSRYPLENYQLDFYVDNSWGWLPWNWSDGIGKQVMYGLYAITNFIWTISLYVSNATGYLVQEAYSLDFISATADSIGKNMQTLAGVSANGFSTEGFYVGFLLLLILVLGVYVAYTGLIKRETTKAIHAIMNFVLVFILSASFIAYAPDYIKKINDFSSDISNASLSLGTKIVMPHSDSQGKDSVDLIRDSLFSIQVQQPWLLLQYNSSDIESIGIDRVESLLSTSPDSNNGEDREKIVAEEIEDRSNTNLTITKTINRLGTVFFLFVFNIGISIFVFLLTGIMIFSQVLFIIYAMFLPVSFILSMIPSFDGMSKRAITKLFNTILTRAGITLIITTAFSISTMLYTLSAGYPFFLIAFLQIVTFAGIYFKLGDLMSMFSLQSNDSQSVGSRVMRKPRMLMHAHMHRLQRKLGRSMTTLGAGSAIVTGKKGQSGSGSSARTQADHSRPDGKEKSTLGKRIGQTIGTVADTKDRMVDTASGLKEQVKDLPTNARYAVYQGKSKVKENVRDLTSSISQTKADRASGRKEQQEQRRKTIAKRRSEMEQVKQKKQPASSVHERPTTRQEQYHDEQTSKQSNIQTSYKESQQAKQERPAVKSDFSSPKVERQGNTVQEKTVQKPATSTTTADRTSQRPITKERPSTVQRVPLQNTRSRPPIKTATIKKVGKKP encoded by the coding sequence GTGAAACCATCAATAGTAAACAGAATAAAATCAAACTGGACGCTGAAACGTCTAGGTAAAGTGGCAATGACAGTGGCTTTCACACTTGTGATTGCCATTTTTCTTTTAGCCATGCTGGGAACGGTGGTTCAAGCTGCGGGCTTGGTAGATGATACGGTCAATGTGGCAAATGAATACAGCCGATACCCACTTGAAAACTATCAACTGGATTTTTATGTGGATAATAGCTGGGGCTGGCTTCCGTGGAACTGGTCGGACGGGATTGGAAAACAGGTCATGTATGGACTATATGCCATTACCAATTTTATTTGGACAATCAGTTTGTATGTTTCCAATGCGACAGGTTACTTAGTACAGGAAGCCTATTCCTTAGACTTCATTTCCGCTACAGCAGATTCCATTGGTAAGAATATGCAGACCTTAGCTGGTGTGAGTGCAAACGGATTTTCAACAGAGGGTTTCTATGTTGGATTCCTCTTACTCTTGATTTTGGTTCTTGGGGTTTATGTTGCCTATACGGGACTGATAAAGAGAGAAACCACAAAGGCAATTCATGCCATTATGAATTTTGTGCTGGTGTTTATCCTATCGGCTTCCTTTATTGCCTACGCTCCCGACTACATTAAAAAAATCAATGACTTTTCATCAGACATCAGTAATGCCAGTTTATCACTTGGCACGAAGATTGTCATGCCCCATTCCGATAGTCAAGGCAAGGACAGCGTGGACTTAATCAGAGATAGCCTGTTTTCCATACAGGTTCAGCAACCGTGGCTACTGCTTCAATACAACAGTTCAGACATTGAAAGTATCGGTATTGACCGTGTGGAAAGCCTGCTCTCCACCAGCCCAGATTCCAACAATGGCGAAGACAGAGAAAAAATTGTTGCGGAAGAAATTGAAGACAGAAGCAATACCAATCTAACCATTACAAAGACCATTAACCGTTTAGGTACAGTCTTCTTCCTATTTGTCTTCAATATTGGGATTTCCATATTTGTATTCCTATTAACAGGAATCATGATTTTCTCGCAGGTACTTTTTATCATCTATGCTATGTTTCTGCCTGTGAGCTTTATTTTAAGCATGATTCCATCATTTGATGGTATGTCAAAACGAGCCATAACAAAGCTCTTTAATACCATTTTGACACGAGCTGGAATCACATTGATTATTACGACAGCATTTAGTATTTCAACCATGCTCTATACCTTATCGGCTGGTTATCCGTTCTTTTTGATTGCTTTTCTACAGATTGTGACCTTTGCAGGAATCTACTTCAAGCTGGGCGATTTAATGAGTATGTTTTCTCTACAGAGTAACGATTCTCAAAGTGTGGGAAGTCGTGTGATGAGAAAACCTCGTATGCTTATGCACGCTCACATGCACCGTCTACAGCGGAAACTTGGACGTTCCATGACTACTCTAGGGGCTGGGTCTGCCATTGTTACAGGTAAAAAAGGACAGTCGGGTTCGGGGAGTTCTGCAAGGACACAAGCAGATCACTCCCGACCAGACGGAAAGGAAAAATCAACACTTGGAAAACGTATCGGTCAAACCATCGGTACAGTAGCTGATACCAAAGACAGAATGGTAGACACTGCTAGTGGTTTGAAAGAACAGGTTAAAGATTTGCCGACCAATGCAAGATATGCAGTATATCAAGGAAAATCCAAAGTAAAAGAGAATGTCCGTGATTTAACCAGTAGTATTTCTCAAACCAAAGCGGACAGAGCCAGTGGACGCAAGGAACAGCAGGAACAAAGGCGAAAAACCATTGCGAAGCGTCGCTCTGAAATGGAACAGGTCAAACAGAAAAAACAGCCTGCTTCTTCTGTTCATGAAAGACCGACTACAAGACAAGAACAATATCATGATGAACAGACCTCAAAACAGTCTAATATTCAGACTTCATATAAGGAATCTCAACAAGCCAAACAAGAGCGTCCAGCAGTTAAGTCCGATTTTTCAAGTCCAAAAGTGGAACGCCAAGGCAATACCGTTCAAGAAAAAACCGTTCAAAAGCCAGCAACTTCAACCACTACAGCAGATAGAACTTCACAACGTCCAATCACAAAAGAACGTCCGTCTACTGTTCAAAGAGTACCACTACAAAATACAAGAAGTAGACCACCAATCAAAACCGCCACCATTAAGAAAGTCGGTAAGAAACCATGA
- a CDS encoding ATP-binding protein, protein MAYPIKYIENNLVWNKDGECYAYYELVPYNYSFLSPEQKIQVHDSFRQLIAQNRDGKIHALQISTESSIRSAQERSKNEVTGKLKAVAYDKIDQQTDALISMIGENQVNYRFFIGFKLLLNDQEFSMKSLTVEAKNALSDFVYDVNHKLMGDFVSMSNDEILRFQKMEKLLENKISRRFKIRRLDKDDFGYLIEHLYGQTGTAYEEYEYHLSKKKLDNETLIKYYDLIKPTRCLVEEKQRYLKIQQEDETVYVAYFTINSIVGELDFPSSEIFYYQQQQFTFPIDTSMNVEIVANRKALSTVRNKKKELKDLDNHAWQSDNETSSNVAEALESVNELETNLDQSKESMYKLSYVVRVSANDLDELKRRCNEVKDFYDDLSVKLVRPFGDMLGLHEEFLPASKRYMNDYIQYVTSDFLAGLGFGATQMLGENEGIYVGYSLDTGRNVYLKPALASQGVKGSVTNALASAFVGSLGGGKSFANNLIVYYAVLYGAQAVIVDPKAERGRWKETLPEISHEINIVTLTSDEKNKGLLDPYVIMKNPKDSESLAIDILTFLTGISSRDGERFPILRKAIRAVTNSEVRGLMKVIEELRVENTPLSTSIADHIESFTDYDFAHLLFSNGYVEQSISLEKQLNIIQVADLVLPDKETSFEEYTTMELLSVAMLIVISTFALDFIHTDRSIFKIVDLDEAWSFLQVAQGKTLSMKLVRAGRAMNAGVYFVTQNTDDLLDEKLKNNLGLKFAFRSTDLNEIKKTLAFFGVDPEDENNQKRLRDLENGQCLISDLYGRVGVIQFHPVFEELLHAFDTRPPVRKEV, encoded by the coding sequence ATGGCATATCCAATTAAATACATTGAAAACAATCTCGTCTGGAATAAAGACGGGGAATGTTATGCTTACTATGAGCTTGTTCCTTACAATTACTCATTTCTAAGTCCAGAACAGAAAATACAAGTGCATGATTCTTTCAGACAGCTTATCGCACAAAATCGTGATGGCAAAATTCATGCTTTACAAATCAGTACAGAATCCAGCATACGTTCTGCACAAGAGCGTTCCAAAAATGAAGTCACTGGCAAGCTCAAAGCGGTTGCCTATGACAAAATCGACCAACAGACAGACGCTTTAATATCCATGATTGGCGAAAATCAAGTGAACTACCGTTTCTTTATCGGCTTTAAGTTGCTTCTCAACGATCAGGAGTTTTCTATGAAAAGTCTTACCGTTGAAGCAAAAAATGCTTTGTCTGATTTTGTCTATGATGTGAACCATAAGCTGATGGGCGATTTTGTTAGTATGAGTAATGATGAAATCCTGCGTTTTCAGAAGATGGAAAAGCTCTTAGAAAATAAAATCTCTCGTCGTTTCAAAATCCGCAGGTTAGATAAGGACGACTTCGGCTATCTGATTGAACACCTTTACGGACAGACAGGCACTGCCTATGAAGAGTATGAGTACCATCTATCAAAGAAAAAGCTGGATAATGAAACGCTGATTAAATACTATGACTTGATTAAGCCTACTCGCTGTTTGGTGGAAGAAAAACAGCGATATTTGAAAATCCAGCAGGAAGATGAAACCGTCTATGTAGCTTACTTTACCATTAACAGCATTGTCGGAGAACTGGACTTCCCGTCCTCTGAAATCTTCTACTACCAGCAACAGCAATTTACATTCCCGATTGATACGTCAATGAATGTGGAAATTGTAGCGAATCGTAAAGCCCTATCTACTGTCCGCAATAAAAAGAAAGAACTGAAAGACTTGGATAACCACGCTTGGCAAAGTGATAATGAAACCAGCTCCAATGTGGCGGAAGCTCTGGAAAGTGTGAATGAGCTGGAAACCAATTTAGACCAAAGCAAGGAATCTATGTACAAGCTGTCTTATGTGGTAAGGGTATCAGCAAATGATCTTGACGAACTCAAACGTCGTTGTAATGAAGTGAAAGATTTTTATGACGATTTAAGCGTAAAACTGGTACGACCATTTGGGGATATGCTCGGCTTACATGAAGAATTTTTACCTGCCAGCAAGCGTTATATGAATGATTATATTCAATACGTGACCTCTGATTTCCTCGCTGGTTTAGGTTTTGGTGCTACTCAAATGCTGGGGGAAAATGAGGGGATTTATGTTGGCTACAGCTTAGATACTGGACGCAATGTCTATCTGAAACCTGCTCTTGCCAGTCAAGGGGTTAAGGGTTCAGTAACCAATGCGTTAGCGTCGGCTTTTGTTGGTTCGCTGGGTGGTGGTAAATCCTTTGCGAATAACCTTATCGTCTATTATGCGGTGCTTTATGGGGCACAAGCAGTGATTGTAGACCCAAAAGCAGAACGTGGCAGATGGAAAGAAACCTTGCCAGAGATTTCCCATGAAATCAATATCGTCACTCTGACTTCTGATGAGAAAAACAAAGGCTTACTTGACCCTTATGTGATTATGAAAAATCCCAAAGATTCTGAATCACTGGCTATTGATATTCTGACATTTCTTACGGGGATTTCCTCTCGTGATGGGGAACGCTTCCCAATCCTTAGAAAAGCCATTCGTGCAGTAACCAATAGTGAAGTACGAGGGTTGATGAAAGTGATTGAGGAATTACGGGTTGAGAATACGCCACTAAGTACCAGTATAGCCGACCATATCGAAAGTTTTACAGACTATGACTTTGCACATTTATTATTCAGTAATGGTTATGTGGAGCAGTCTATCAGCTTAGAAAAACAACTGAACATTATACAGGTTGCGGACTTGGTACTTCCCGACAAGGAAACTTCCTTTGAGGAATATACCACTATGGAGCTTTTATCCGTTGCTATGCTGATTGTCATTAGTACCTTTGCTTTAGACTTTATCCATACAGACCGAAGCATTTTCAAGATTGTAGATTTAGACGAAGCATGGAGCTTTTTACAGGTAGCACAAGGAAAAACACTATCTATGAAGCTGGTTCGGGCTGGTCGTGCTATGAACGCTGGGGTATATTTCGTGACCCAAAATACAGACGACCTCTTAGATGAAAAACTGAAAAATAACCTCGGCTTAAAATTTGCATTTCGTTCCACTGACCTTAACGAGATTAAAAAGACCTTAGCCTTTTTTGGTGTAGACCCAGAGGACGAAAACAATCAGAAGCGATTGCGTGATTTGGAAAACGGGCAATGCCTTATCAGTGATTTATATGGTCGTGTCGGTGTGATACAGTTCCACCCTGTATTTGAAGAACTGCTCCATGCCTTTGATACCAGACCACCTGTGCGAAAAGAGGTGTAA
- a CDS encoding flavodoxin domain-containing protein, which yields MFLVLYHSNYGHTERYARWLAEDLEGDVRRIESVKLEDVAAYNSIIFGHSIYAGSYKYGKKIAEIIQAFPDKKYYFFGVNLADSSQIENKKTLTDNVTAAIGSENMDKIQLFFFRGGIDYPRLSFMHRSMMWMMDKMLKMKKDSEQTESDRALIQAYGKKIDFVDRRQIDPLIQAIQEEIHGNS from the coding sequence ATGTTTCTCGTTCTTTATCATTCGAATTATGGACACACTGAACGATATGCTCGCTGGCTTGCAGAAGACTTGGAAGGAGATGTCCGAAGAATTGAATCAGTTAAATTAGAGGATGTAGCGGCCTACAACTCGATCATTTTCGGGCATAGCATCTACGCTGGTAGTTATAAGTATGGCAAGAAAATTGCGGAGATTATTCAAGCTTTTCCAGACAAAAAATATTACTTCTTTGGGGTTAATTTGGCAGATAGTAGCCAGATTGAGAATAAAAAGACACTTACTGACAATGTTACAGCAGCTATTGGATCTGAGAATATGGATAAAATCCAACTTTTCTTCTTCAGAGGCGGAATAGACTATCCACGTCTTAGCTTTATGCATCGATCAATGATGTGGATGATGGATAAGATGCTTAAAATGAAAAAAGATTCTGAACAAACAGAGAGCGACCGAGCATTAATTCAAGCATATGGCAAAAAAATAGATTTTGTCGATCGCCGACAAATAGATCCATTAATTCAAGCAATACAGGAAGAAATTCATGGAAATTCTTGA
- a CDS encoding MarR family winged helix-turn-helix transcriptional regulator → MEILDQFIKSRSHSRIGQSSIIFFSLFNISNRIATDIDNSLSDLTLKQLLLLIAVEIIQGGSYTELGNIMGSSRQNIKNLAIALEKKGYVSIIPDPNDSRAFKVISTERTKDHFEEMDLLYSKKLVELFSAFSDDEVAQLFALFDKFFQGVEVMERSNENF, encoded by the coding sequence ATGGAAATTCTTGATCAATTCATTAAATCTCGTTCCCATTCTCGTATCGGTCAATCGTCTATCATATTTTTTAGTTTATTTAATATTTCTAATCGTATTGCCACAGATATAGATAATAGTTTATCTGATCTAACTCTCAAGCAATTGCTCTTACTCATAGCCGTTGAAATTATTCAAGGGGGTTCCTATACGGAATTGGGGAATATAATGGGAAGCTCTAGGCAAAATATCAAAAATTTAGCAATCGCACTTGAGAAGAAAGGCTATGTTTCGATCATTCCCGATCCGAACGATTCACGAGCATTTAAGGTCATCTCTACAGAGCGGACAAAAGATCATTTCGAAGAGATGGATTTGTTATATAGTAAGAAATTGGTCGAACTTTTCTCTGCTTTTTCAGATGATGAAGTTGCCCAACTTTTTGCCTTGTTTGATAAGTTTTTCCAAGGAGTGGAAGTTATGGAGAGAAGCAATGAAAATTTTTAG